A segment of the Cloacibacillus sp. genome:
GCCGCCTCCTTCAAGAGCTTTTCCTCAAGGCGGAGCCTTGTGAAGGCAATACGCAGAACGGCCATTACTCGCCCCAGTCCTCCTGAACCTGCGGCGCCTCCTCGACCGTTATCGGGTCAAGCGCCACCACTTCAAGCTCAGTTCCGCAGTCCGGGCAGACGAGCAGCTCTCCCTCGCAGCATCCTTCGGGAAGTCCAACA
Coding sequences within it:
- the lysW gene encoding lysine biosynthesis protein LysW, which gives rise to MTATCIVCEANVGLPEGCCEGELLVCPDCGTELEVVALDPITVEEAPQVQEDWGE